Part of the Nicotiana sylvestris chromosome 2, ASM39365v2, whole genome shotgun sequence genome, cttcaaacagtctactattTTTGGAAactccccaggagttccaatgatatttaaatcatcaacatacacggcgattataacaaatttagatccagacctttttataaagacacaaggacaaattggatcattcctgtacccttctttcaatagGTATTCACTCaagcgattgtaccacatacgacctgattgtttcaatccgtataaagatttatgaagctttattgaacaagtttctcgaaaacttttatatgcatctggtactttaaatccctcaggtactttcataaaaatttcttTGTCTaatgatagcatccactacaggagaatatgtctccatataatcaattccaggcctttgggaaaatcCGTGTGCCACAAGTcgcgctttatatctaacgacttcatttttatcatttcgtttccGCACAAAaccccatttataccctactagctttatgccttcaggtgttcgaactatgggtccgaagacttaacgttttccaagtgaagttaactctgcctacatagcgtctttccattttggccaatcatttctctgtctacattcattgacagattttggtttaagatcctcatcttgtttcattattcaacagcaacattataagcaaaaatgttatcgataaaaatattatttcggttccatcttttcccggttgagacgtaacttattgatatctcttcattctcattattttcaggtacctggacctccctaaggtcttatcatttgttacgtctttggctcttcttgagccactatctttgtgttatgttcactttgatcacttgctcattttcttcttcgaagatttttatctttagaaccgattggtctaccacgtttcaagcatgacttagactcatttgctttaattaattatcTGGACgagatatcaactcgaattggagcattagcagctggaatatgtgacttagtcacccttggtaggtcagtgaatgcatctggcaattgatttgcaatattttgcaaatgaataatcttttgaacctcttgttcacattgatttgttcgaggatctaaatgggataatgataatgcattccaatctatcttctttttcagttgCTTATTTTCTCCCCTAATATtagatatactgattcatcaaaatgacaaTCAAAAAATCTTActgtaaataaatctccagtcatcggctctagatattttataatagaaggagattcatatccaacatatatccccaaccttctttgaggacccatctttgtgcgttgtggtggagcaattggaacatatatcgcacaaccaaagatcctaagatgggaaatatttggctcctgaccaaaagccaattgcaatggggagactttatgataacttgtgggccttatccgcacaagtgctgctgcgtgcaaaatagcatgaccccatactgaaatgggaagttttgttctcataagcattggtctagcaattaattggaggcgtttgatcaatgattctgctagaccattttgtgtatgaacatgagcaaccggatgctcaattgttatcccagttgaaatacaataatcattaaaggcttgggatgtaaactcaccagcattatcaagacgaattgtcttaattgcataatctggaaattgtgctcttagctttattatttgagccaacaatctcgcaaatgccatattgcgagttgatagtaagcacacatgtgaccatcttgtagatgcatctaccaaaaccatataatatttgaatggtctaTATGGAGGGTGAATGGACCCACATATATCAtcttgtatacgttccagaaatgcaggggattccatcctaactttaatagttgatggtctaataattaattttccttgagaacatgcagcacaagagaattccttaaattgaagaatcttctgattcttcattgcatgtccatgtgaattctcaattattttacgcatcatattagaaccaggatggcccaaccggtcatgccaaataataaaattatcttgattagtaaacttctcgtttactacggcatgtgtttcaatcctgctaatacttgtgtagtataagccggaggaaagagcaggtaacatttcaagcacatatttcttaccggacattattgtagtaatataaagatattcaatcttttcatcatttgtagtctcaatatgatagccattttggcgaatatctttgaaacttaataagtttctttgagatttactacaatatagtgcttcatcaatagccaaatttgttcctcctggtagtaataaattggctcttccagaaccttcaattaatcttgtactaccggatattgtattaacattcgcttcttttattaccaaataagagaaatatctcttatcttttagaATAGTGTGTGTTGCAGCATTATCCAGAAGACATTTAttatctttattaatcttgagtccaactgaagactggagAATTTTCATACCcttcataaaaaaaaaacaaaaaatacatcataagaaatatgaaagacaaacaaaaaaatattaagaaatacattaggaatgtagaaactagcaacacatgatgcattaggaaaatacactcaagaaaaataaactagttgcaaacataaaaataacaacttttataacttcattccccagtaagatgatcagttcttcagtcaatatcctcaaagaagtctccagcttctaaatgagtaatatttgttaggcctccaaaatcatcatctttatatgcaagatgtgccttagaatcatatttgtttgagggacctgcttcatcatcattattttaaAAGGTTAAGTGTGCCttcacattattttctttttttctgagGGAGGCTTGATGAAGTTTGACAAAATGATTTGGCgcacgacaaatgcgtgcccaatgaccattcataccacatcggtgacacatactagttttactttttgaatgattaatttgagaacccttattgttttccaatttatttccaccataatgacgataattgtttcgtcccctgccacgtccacgtttacgaccatgtccatgACCACaataatttttttgttttctttcaaacttatcatatgctgctacaacattcactttcggaaatggagctgacccagtgagacgggcttcatgatttttcattaatagagtattattctgctctgcaacaagtaggcatgtgattaactcaaaatatttcttaaaacctttttcacggtattgttgttgtagcaccacatttgaagcgtgaaaagtagaaaatgttTTTTCCAACTAGTCCTCATCtatgatagtgtctccacataattttaatagagaacttactttaaagatatcaaaattatactcacttacggttttaaaatCATGCagccttaaatgtatccactcataccgagctttcggtaataccgtaagttttaggtggtcataccgatccttcaaattaatccataattcaagtggatcttttacggttaaatattcagtttttaacccttcatgtagatgatgacgaatgAAAATCACgaccttcgctttatcctgatttgatacttcatttccttgtataatagtatttccaagacctttagcgtcaaggtgaatttcagcatcaaggacccatgataaatagttcctcccggtgatgtcaagttccacaaattcaagttttgataaatttgacatagtgaaaaattaataaatatggctcaacttagcgggagttaagaatgaAATTAGAGCtttgtgctgataacgtgttataaaataaaagcaatgcaataaaatgtaaataagaagagatagaaagaaggaggaagtcttttcttctttcactttggtgtatctttccattgcaattacatagccttttataggcataaaaagtaaaaatgatggacataaaataggagatttaatctttaagctattcacaacatggacatccaatgtagcatccaatgtacaaactatttataacagtccaaatattctttgattataTATTGGACTGAAGTTTCGATGATTCTCAAGTTGAAAAGTTTATCACTTTTTTTACGTAAATAATATTTTTCCTTCATAAAATTGTATTATTTTTTCAAGTAAAATATAAGTCCAAAtacaattttattttttcaaacacTTTTTTCAACTTAATTCAAATactattttctttcaatctcaCATTTTTAGTAGGTCAATTAGTTAGCTATTTTTAATTTGGTAGTGAGAATTCCCTACACTATAATTTCCCccctattttttcctttttccctccactattataataaaaatattttaaaaattatccTAAAAAGTCAGTTACATAATTTATCTATGTGCCATCTTTTGCCACCCATTATCATTCACATAGAAATTAGCATCCCATCTCGATCCATGTCTCAATTTTATTAcgtaaatattttttatttttttaattttaactttGACTTTTTTTTAACTTTGAAACAAATTTGAAGGATGACTTTATAAGTAATTCTTATAAATAAAAAATTCACCAAACACAAAATTAAATAACTTCACATATCCCCTAATTATTTTCTCATTTCCATGAACCAAATAACCAGCccttaaattataaaaataattaacaaaTTTGATCCAAAGTGAGTATTTCCGTGTAAAACCAACGGTGCAAAAAAACAAGGAAATACTCAACTCCCATCTTTCCATCGATGACAAGCTCATTCCCAAATCAGGAAACACTAACTTTGGACCAAACTTGTTCACTTTTTGATACTTTGAGGATGTAATTCACCTTTAGGTATACTTTAGGATGTTTTCTGCTAAAACTCGTCGAAAGTCTTTTGAAATTTCAGGTGGTGTTGCTACCGGGGCTTttcatttggatcggatatccgaaatccaaaccagattaaaattttaaatttcggATCGGATTAATATTGATatattttaatccgatccgaAATTCGAAATTAATAGGGCAtatataaatactacactttaatttcggATAGTCGTTACTTACTTTACATCAaactccaagttattacctttacagttgctagatttagctatattgacACTATAATACTCTCATAACTGCATAAACAtcaatttttcttaatgtattgccttttttacaaagaaaatatatatattagttaactttgaggcataataatagaTTCGAAAttcgatccgatccaaactttaaaatccgatacaatccgatataattcggatcggattcggattgcattttttAGAATTGGAATCCGAAATGCACTAAATCTGATCCCATCCGTGCACAGCCCTACTTGCTACCGGCAGCAACTGTTTCTGGCAAAGAGAGCTGTTTGAAATTTCTTCTCATTTCTTGCTTGATAGCCGTCTGGTTAAGGCTATTGATTATTTTTGACCCATTTTTTCTGCTCCATTGAAACAGAGTTCATTGTATTTAAGGTATTTATTCTTTCCAGTTATGGGTTATTTTTGTGTGCCAATAGGTGATTttgtgtttgcaattttgtttttTCATATGCATTGATCATTTTATGCATTTTATATGTTCTCATCAGAATTAATTATTCAGAATAACGAATTTCAAACAGCGATTTCATATTGCACTGTGTCATGTCAGCTTGAACAGAAAGGATGCTTATTATAAAGGAAGATGTTATTCTTTTGTACTTTATAAAAACGTTTGATATCTGCGAAGTATTTGTCTGATAATTTTTAGTCAAAAAATGCTCAACTGTTCTTCAAAAAATTCTTACTTTTACTCGAAAAATGCTTCAGATATCAGGTTTAAGCTGTTGGATTAGATGTGGAGCATCAAAGATAAATTATCAACAAGGTTAATGAATGTTTGCGTGGCATCTCTTTGTAAAGCCAAACAATTGGAGAAAGCTGAAGCTGTTATAGTTGATGCAATAATAATTGGAGTACAACCAGATGTTGTCACTTACAACACATTGATTGCTGCATATTGCCGCTTTGTTGGCATAGATGCTGGTTATTCCGTCCTGCATAGGATGAAGGAGGCTGGAATTAACCCTAACGTTATTACGTATAACACTTTGATTGCTGGAGCTACAAGATATTGCCTGTTGTCTCGATGTCTTGATCTGTTTGATGAAATGCTTGAGATGAGTATTCTTCCTGATATTTGGAGTTACAACACATTAATGCATTGCTTCTTAAAATTGGGAAAGCCAGATGAAGCGTACAGGGTTTTTCAAGATATTCTTTTAAAAGATATTTCTGTTCATCCAGCAACATTCAATATTCTAATTAATGGTCTTTGTATGAATGGATATACGGAGAATGCCCTAATGTTATTTAGGAGCTTAAAGCGTCATGGATTTATCCCTCAGTTAGTAACTTACAACATTCTTATTCATGGGTTGTGCAAGTCAAGACGAGGAAAAGCTGCAAGAGAGTTCCTCACCGAATTGGTCGAATCGGGTCATATCCCGAATGCCATCACTTATACGACAATAATGAAATGTTGCTTCAGATGTAAACAATTTGAAGAAGGCCTTAAAATTTTTGCGGAGATGAGAAGGAAAGGATACACGTATGATACCTTTGCTTACTGTACAGTGGCAAGTATGTTACTTAAAACTGGGAGGATAACTGAGGCCAGCGAGTACCTGGGCTATATTATTACAAGTGGCTTTAGCCTTGATACTGTGTCTTTTAATACCATTGTTAATCTATATTGTAAGGAAGGTCAGCTGGATAATGCTTATAAGTTGTTATACGAGGCAGAAAAAGAAGGTTTGGAATCTGACAAGTACACCCATGCTATCTTGATTGATGGCTTGTGCAGGACTGGCAATTTCAAAGAGGCCCTGCAACATTTGAACAGTATGAGTATGATGGGTTTTGATTCTAACTTGGTCGCATGGAATTCTTTTATCAACGGGTTGTGTAAAGCTGGTCACTTTGATCATGCTTTGCAGATGTTTGAGTCAATGGATGTGAAAGATTCTGTTACTTACTCTACCATAGTGCACGGTCTTTGCAAAGCTGGGAGGTTTCGTGCTGCATCTAAGTTACTACTATCGTGTATTAGAGGTGGCATGAGAATTCTTAAATCAGACAAACGATTTGTTGTTGATGGTCTTCGTAGTTCTGGACTTTCGCAGGAAGCAAGGAAGGTCCAGTCTAAAATTCGATTGGCTAAGATACTGCATTATTAATAAGGAATGGTGATAAACTCTGTCACTGAAGTTTTAACCTTATTTGACTGGCTAAGATTCTGCATTATAATGATTTGTGGAAGCTGAAAAATCTTAGAAATTAAAGTGGCTTTAAAGTTTAAACATCTGCATTCTGTGCTGGCAAGAGCCAAGAATTCATCTTCCAAATTGGAATTTCCCATTTCTCCCGCCAAAGCTTGTGAGTTTGTGATTCGAAATTGTCAGTATGGGAAGCTGAACTgaacaacacctccattctattCCCTCAAATTTTTCTACGTCGGCTTCAGTACCACAGGTTTTGTTCCTAAATTCAACTTGAGATGTTCTATTTTCTCCGTCCAATTTCACCAATAAACCCTTATACTAAGTTAGGGTTATCAAgactaattttttttcttttcagttttactgttttttcctaattttttggAATTTGGTTTCAGATAGAGACGCTCTATGTGAAGCTCTACAGCAAATATACGAAGATCGAGGTTTTGGGGGTTTTTCCTTAACCGTTTCTGTTTATTTTTATTGCTGCTGAGTGAAAAAAGTTAGTATCTTTTCCTGTTTACTATTATTGATTTGCGAGACCTTAAAATTTCAGTTGATGAATCTTTTGTCATGGTCTAAAACATTGCTTGTTCTAGTTCTACAGATTGCATGGCCATGTTGATAGGTGGTCTATCCATGCTTACAGGGGTCTTTCTAATCTCATCCTATTGCATGCGTAGATGCTGGAGGCGTTTTATTCAATGGATATACCTAATAAAACACATTATGCAATTACTTGCTAACATAAAAGTGAACTAGGAACAAAGTGTAAGGCAATGTGATTTACTAAAATTCTTATGATTAGTTTGTAGATTTCCATGGTATGTTTTTTCAGGTATCCCTAGGTTTTCTTCTGACTGTGTGCTTCTTCCTTATAGTGTGTGCTTTTCATATCTATTATTTTCCCATACCTCCATTCATCTCACCacagttttgtaattttttcctAATTCCAGTCAGGTTTACTTTATGTACCTCAGCATCTATATATCGCGTTTATCACTTAATTGACAGTATTATGATTGTTTGCAGATAGTGGAAAGAAAAATCAGACGCCACTTGCAATAGGTATTGTCTTTAGTTCTAATTTTATAGTACAACTGACATGGTCAAATGCCTTGAGAAGTGTAAAGTACAGATACAATAGAGAAATCTCTCTTGTATTGTATTTAAGAAGTAACAAGTATATATACAAGTACATAGAGCCCTAACTATGGAAAGAATAAAAAAGGAAATCCTATAAATCTGCTGTGAATGCCTATAATTATGCTAGCTATGTATATTACATAAGATTATGTCTACATTCAGATTATGTCTACATTCATtatctaacactccccctcaagctggagcATAGATATTGATTATGCCCAGCTTGTTACAAAGGTAATCAACTCGAATTCCATTCAACGCCTTTGTGAACAAATCAGCCGGTTGCTTTCCTGTCTTCACGTAGCCATTGGAGATCAAGTTCTCCTGAATCTTCTCACGAATAAAATGGCAGTCAACTtcaatatgcttagttctttcgTGATACACCGGATTTGAAGCAATATGGAGGGCAACTTGATTGTCACACCAGAGTTTTGCTGGTATTGGATGCTCTAACCCAATTTCAGTCAGCAGATGATGTATCCACATAATCTCACATGTAAACTGTGACATAGCTCTATACTCGGATTCTGCACTGGATCGAGATACAACATTTTGCTTCTTGCTCCTCCATGATACCAGGTTTCCTCCAACAAAGACACAATAACCTGTAGTATATCTTCTATCAATTTTCAATCTAGCCCAGTCAGCATCTACAAAACACTCAATACGAGTATGATTGTGACTGCTATATAATATGCCAAGTCCAGGAGCTCCTTTTAAGTAATACAAAATCTGTTCCAAAGCTGCCCAATGTTTGACCGCTGGTGCAGACATGAACTGGCTAACAACACTTACCGCAAAAGCAATATCTGGACGAGTCACAGTGAAGTAGTTTAAGTTTCCAACTAACCTCCTGTATCTCTCTTGATCGTCAAAAGGATCACCATCATCTTTCATAAGATGCATATTAGGAACCATTGGAGTACTGCAAGGTTTAGCTGCCAACTTTTCAGTTTTTGCAAGCAAGTCAAGAATGTACTTTCTCTGAGACAAAAGAATTCCCTTCTTGCTTCTATTTACTTCTACTCCCAAAAAGTATTTCAATTGGCCCAAGTCCTTTGTATGAAACCTAGTATGTAGAAAAGACTTGAGGGAAGAAATCCCCGCATAGTCACTTCCTGtgataacaatatcatcaacatatacaacAAGGAGAATAGTGCCAGCTGCTGATTTCCGATAGAAGACTGAGTGATCGCACTTACTCATTTTCAACCCAAACTCCTGAACTACCTCACTGAACTTGCCAAACCAAGCTCGTGGACTCTGCTTCAATCCATACAAGGACTTCTTCAAATGACAGACTTCCCCatactccccctgagcaacaaaaccgggtggttgctccatatacaCTTCCTCCTAAAGATCACCATGAAGGAATGCATTCTTTATATCCAACTGATGTAAAGGCCAATTCTCGGACGCAGCTAGGGAAATAAATAAGCGGACATAAGTGAGTTTGGCaaccagggagaaggtgtcagaATAATCCACCCCATAAGTCTGAGCATACCCTTTCGCTACAAGTCTGGCCTTAAGTCTTGCCACATAACCATCTGGATTAACTTTACCTGTAAAGACCCACTTGCATCCCACTGGTTTCTTTCCCTTTGGTAAATCTACCAAATCCCATATGTGGTTATCCTCTAAAGCATGTATTTCCTCAAGCATTGCATCAGAATATCTGGGATGATTCAAAGCCTCCTTTACTGTTTTGGGTACGGAGATGGAGTCTAGAGAAGCAATCATAGATCTAGACGTAGAGGATAAGTGGTCATAGGAAACAAAGTTAGCAATAGAATATGTCGATTTGCAAGTACGTGTACCTTTGCGAAGAGCAATAGGAAGGTCAAGGTTATCTAGAGGATTAGGCAAAGGAGGATCAGATGATGCAGGAACTGGTGCGGGACATATATCATTTGTCTCTCGCCTTCGCGAATAAACTTGAACAATTGGAGGTTTTGCTAACACAGTTGGAGCAGGTGCTGAAGGCATAATAGTCGATTGGTGCTCAATAGAAGAACTGGGAGATCGAAGAGTATCATCTGATTGTTCTGTCAAAGTACGAGTAACCTGATATACTAGCCACTCATCTTCCTCCCCCTGGCTTATAGAAATGGGAGGTGCATAGAAGAATGGTATAGTCTCTGAAAATACTACATCAGTTGACACTAAATATTTGCCAAGTTCAGTAGAATAACATCGATAACCCTTCTGAAGGCGAGAATAACCCAGGAAAACACATTTCACAGCCTTGGGATCCAACTTGGTAAGAGATGGTCGAACATCTCGAACATAACATGTGCTTCCAAAAACCTTAGGTTCCACCAGAAATAATGACTTGTTTGGAAAAAGAACACTATAAGGCACATTACCATCGAGTACACTAGATGGCATGCGATTAATCAGAAAACAAGCCGTAGAAACCGCATCAACCCAGAACTGTTTAGGAACCTTCATTTGGAACAAAAGTGCTCGAGCTGTCTCAAGTAGATGCCTATTCTTCCTCGCAACAACTCCATTTTGAGAGGGTGTATCAactgtcatgggcggctttccagccatgccccatgaccccttgggcgcgccccgtggcgtcctagcaagccttccaatgcctagcgccacggacggccccgtggtcttggccgcgccaagtgacaagcgcgcatgtgcctctgtcgccccaccgatatccctcgccagcgcccaaccgcaggcagatgccaacagcgccgcgcgcgcagacaatgccgcgcgcgcagatcctgatgccaaagactatgctgccgacaacggccatgttttctgccttatagcaaactaagtctttttcattgtaaatatagagtagttttattccatgtaatttcattatgtttctctagcttaatcaagtctagtcttgtagctttggattattttttttaagcattattaagggggaccaaacaatcaaaactttctagcaagcaaacaattctctgtactggtgtctctccccctcgacaccgcatttcctttctgtaatagctttcattaatgcaatcaagctttctttcattctcaattctcattcctgttctctcaatttctcttgacattggttttcccgtacggcactgacaatctagtctagcgtacggaggggacctcagttggcggacagcaactgcactgacatcagttgcttagccttacgtcgcccttccaaggaatctcaggaaggcgccgcgtaacagttggtatcagagcctaggctcgacatcggacgagggaacgcattgccattaccaccatttctgaccatggtgaatcatggggaccgcattgcggcccttgaacagacggttgacggattactgcccatcatggatacggtgcctgaactaagaaccagcctagggcaaaggttggatgacctggaccgcagggtgctccaggccgaagttgacatagaaaacatcagtcgtgactccgagggagatcggcaaacggcagccacagaggcagccgaaatttttggcaaattcgagggactccaacaggagcgtgccgaggatttagcttacagggcacaagaggcagatagggtgactgccatgcaacaaactattgacgacttgacagacaagctcaatgttgtcaatgctgccttacagggCCTACTGCGAGGCGGTGGAAACCAGGTCGGGGGCGCTGCAAACCCCACCTCCGcgacacaaaaattgaaaattcctgagccaaagccatacagtggagctaggaatgccaaggaagtggagaacttcatttttgatgtcgaacaatattttgatgctgttgggggcctagaagaagccaagaaggtagcaactgctgccatgtatcttcagggcgatgctaaactctggtggcgggtgaaGTACGAAGCCATCAGggccggtgaagatgctctcgagacatgggcagaactgaaggcaaccatacgcctacagttcttccccgaaaatgttgaatacaatgcaaggagaaagctacgggagctccgccAGACCAAATCAGTGGGGGACTACGTGTGGGAATTCTCCacgctcatgctaaacatacgcgacatgggggacaaagacaagctctttACCTTCTTGGAAGGGTTGAAACCTTATGCCCTGTGGAGCTACAAAGACAAAGGGTAGTTACCCtgcccaaggcgatccaagcagctgaatgccttggggactatcaaatgGAAGCTCGGAAGGATAGGCCTCAGCCGCTTGCCCgagcgggattcaaagggggccagcctagcaatggtggccctagcagaagtgggggagatcaGAGCTTAACCAAATCTAAGGCTCCCTCCTCAGGCAGCAACACTACTGCGTCAAACAACAATGACcgggggagaaagcctccctcaggaTGCCGTCATTGCGGCAGACCATTGGAACAATGAGTGCCCACATGCACAGATAATGCCCATCAGGCTTTTGATGATGGACTGATGACGACTCAGACGATGCGGATCAGACTGAACcagtaggtgccttcaatgcaattgttggctccatttTTGAGGCATTAGCGGAGACCAGTGCTGATATCCATAAGAAGGACCCATGtccagtcaccaagaaagggaaaaagaaggcaGATGAGGAGACTCCTCTTAAACAagagaggaccttaatgttcgttga contains:
- the LOC104217842 gene encoding putative pentatricopeptide repeat-containing protein At4g17915 gives rise to the protein MWSIKDKLSTRLMNVCVASLCKAKQLEKAEAVIVDAIIIGVQPDVVTYNTLIAAYCRFVGIDAGYSVLHRMKEAGINPNVITYNTLIAGATRYCLLSRCLDLFDEMLEMSILPDIWSYNTLMHCFLKLGKPDEAYRVFQDILLKDISVHPATFNILINGLCMNGYTENALMLFRSLKRHGFIPQLVTYNILIHGLCKSRRGKAAREFLTELVESGHIPNAITYTTIMKCCFRCKQFEEGLKIFAEMRRKGYTYDTFAYCTVASMLLKTGRITEASEYLGYIITSGFSLDTVSFNTIVNLYCKEGQLDNAYKLLYEAEKEGLESDKYTHAILIDGLCRTGNFKEALQHLNSMSMMGFDSNLVAWNSFINGLCKAGHFDHALQMFESMDVKDSVTYSTIVHGLCKAGRFRAASKLLLSCIRGGMRILKSDKRFVVDGLRSSGLSQEARKVQSKIRLAKILHY